The Abditibacteriaceae bacterium genome includes a region encoding these proteins:
- a CDS encoding alcohol dehydrogenase catalytic domain-containing protein — MSSVTQSTVENGRTQIAVRLHGPADLRVETLPYPGAPARGEVLLRVLATGVCGSDLHPYETGSIGSTNLESPLVLGHEFAGVVEQIGEGVDTELVGARVAVDPSQPCNECFHCTRGNQNLCRNQKFAGLWPDDGSLCQWMRVPARNCYVVPDSVSNAEAAMLEPLGIALHATDLARIRVGSSVAIIGAGPIGLCLIQTARLAGASNIYIIEQREWRREQAEKLGAKALPAGVETDVTIEAAWANESIQQAMETTRGGGTVVLVGIPLEDEVTFKHSVARRKGLTILMSRRMNHVFPRALQLVESGRIDLKSLITHRYRLEEVPEAFRMNAAYEDNVIKTIIEHRKTA, encoded by the coding sequence ATGAGTTCCGTGACACAAAGTACGGTCGAAAACGGCCGCACTCAAATAGCGGTGCGCCTTCACGGCCCTGCAGATTTGCGCGTCGAAACGCTGCCCTATCCGGGCGCGCCCGCGCGCGGCGAAGTGTTGCTACGCGTGCTGGCAACCGGCGTTTGCGGCAGCGATTTGCATCCGTACGAAACCGGCTCCATCGGCAGTACAAATTTGGAATCGCCTCTTGTCTTAGGGCACGAGTTCGCAGGAGTTGTGGAGCAAATTGGCGAGGGTGTGGATACAGAGTTAGTGGGTGCGCGTGTCGCGGTTGATCCGTCGCAGCCTTGCAACGAGTGCTTTCATTGCACCCGCGGCAATCAGAACCTGTGCCGCAACCAGAAGTTCGCCGGATTATGGCCGGACGACGGTAGCCTTTGCCAGTGGATGCGCGTTCCGGCGCGCAACTGCTATGTCGTGCCCGATTCGGTTTCCAACGCCGAAGCCGCAATGCTGGAACCACTCGGTATCGCGCTGCACGCCACCGACCTCGCGCGCATTCGAGTTGGTTCTTCGGTCGCGATAATTGGAGCAGGGCCGATTGGGCTTTGCCTCATTCAAACCGCGCGGCTTGCCGGTGCTTCCAATATTTACATCATAGAACAGCGCGAGTGGCGTCGAGAGCAAGCCGAAAAACTCGGCGCCAAAGCTCTGCCCGCAGGGGTCGAAACCGATGTCACCATTGAAGCGGCGTGGGCCAACGAAAGCATTCAGCAGGCGATGGAAACGACGCGCGGCGGCGGCACCGTTGTACTTGTCGGCATCCCGCTCGAAGATGAAGTTACCTTCAAGCACTCCGTCGCGCGCCGCAAAGGCTTGACAATCCTCATGTCGCGCCGCATGAACCATGTCTTCCCACGGGCGTTGCAGCTTGTCGAAAGCGGTCGCATCGATTTGAAGAGTCTCATCACACATCGCTACAGGCTGGAAGAAGTTCCGGAAGCGTTTCGCATGAACGCCGCTTACGAAGACAATGTGATTAAAACGATTATCGAACACAGGAAAACAGCATGA
- a CDS encoding GlsB/YeaQ/YmgE family stress response membrane protein, whose amino-acid sequence MKTNASMGAIANILCGIAGAFVGGFIAQMLGRTPQGAGFHIEQLIFGIIGACIVIAIVKMLTGRRAV is encoded by the coding sequence ATGAAGACAAACGCTTCGATGGGCGCGATTGCGAACATCCTCTGCGGGATCGCTGGAGCATTTGTCGGCGGGTTCATTGCTCAAATGTTGGGGCGCACACCACAAGGCGCGGGCTTCCATATTGAACAGTTGATTTTCGGCATTATCGGCGCATGCATTGTTATTGCTATCGTCAAAATGCTCACGGGACGCCGCGCGGTTTAA
- the leuB gene encoding 3-isopropylmalate dehydrogenase — protein MAYRIGVIEGDGVGPEVVSWGVSTLEAVSRIATQNGGAALEFEFVKAPVGGTAYIETGKALPEDSLQILRGCDSILKGPMGRPDIEAGVVERDAILALRQIFGQYVNLRPVKLFRGIESASPLKDKLLEKGVDFVIVRENSEGLYSRMGGLTEHNATDINLFTERGVRRILEFAFDLAAKRRKNLISVDKANVLSASLFWRRKFEAMAENHEDIKSSSQLVDSFCLLVLQDPSPKKWDVLVTDNMFGDIIADEAAAIVGSLGMSPSANLNPGGISMVEPVHGSAPDIAGQGVVNPLATILSCALMLRHCFDRDDLATRIEDAVQSALDDGLRTKDIFVREENHTLASTEEMGEAVLKHLR, from the coding sequence ATGGCATATCGTATTGGAGTTATCGAAGGCGACGGCGTCGGGCCGGAAGTCGTCAGTTGGGGCGTTTCGACGCTGGAAGCCGTTTCGCGTATCGCGACGCAAAATGGCGGCGCGGCGCTGGAATTCGAATTTGTGAAAGCGCCCGTCGGCGGCACTGCTTACATCGAAACCGGCAAAGCCCTGCCCGAAGACAGCCTGCAAATTTTGCGCGGCTGCGACTCGATTCTCAAAGGCCCGATGGGACGCCCCGACATCGAAGCCGGCGTCGTTGAGCGCGACGCAATTCTGGCGTTGCGCCAGATTTTCGGTCAATACGTGAACCTGCGTCCGGTGAAATTGTTTCGCGGTATCGAAAGCGCGTCGCCGCTGAAAGACAAGTTGTTGGAAAAAGGCGTCGATTTCGTAATCGTCCGCGAAAACTCCGAAGGTTTGTATTCGCGCATGGGCGGCTTGACCGAGCATAACGCAACCGACATCAATCTCTTTACCGAACGCGGCGTACGGCGCATTCTGGAGTTCGCATTCGACCTCGCCGCCAAGCGCCGCAAGAACTTAATCTCGGTCGATAAAGCGAACGTGCTTTCGGCGAGCCTCTTTTGGCGTCGCAAGTTTGAAGCGATGGCCGAAAATCATGAAGACATCAAAAGCTCGTCGCAGCTTGTCGATTCGTTCTGCTTGCTGGTTCTACAAGACCCATCGCCCAAGAAATGGGACGTTCTGGTAACCGACAATATGTTCGGCGACATCATCGCCGACGAAGCAGCGGCCATTGTTGGCAGCCTAGGCATGAGTCCTTCGGCGAACCTCAATCCCGGCGGCATTTCGATGGTTGAGCCGGTTCACGGTTCTGCGCCCGACATCGCCGGACAAGGTGTCGTCAATCCGCTGGCGACAATTCTTTCGTGCGCGTTGATGCTGCGCCACTGCTTCGACCGCGACGATCTCGCAACGCGCATCGAAGACGCCGTCCAAAGCGCTCTCGATGACGGCCTGCGCACCAAAGATATTTTCGTGCGCGAAGAAAACCACACGCTCGCCAGCACCGAAGAAATGGGCGAAGCTGTTTTGAAGCATCTTCGCTAA
- a CDS encoding glycoside hydrolase family 43 protein produces MVSQRADPWCYKHTDGFYYFTGSVPAYDRIELLQAETLQGLSFAEPQVVWRRHKSGPMSYHIWAPEIHFIDGKWYIYFAAGRAEAIWDIRMYVLENSSADPTQGEWIERGEIKTNWDSFSLDATTFEHRGKRYLVWAQKDPAIEGNTNLYIAAMKNPWTIRGTQVRLTKPEHSWEVEGFLVNEGAAVLKKNGRIFLTYSSSATDHRYCMGMLTVDDDSDLLDAASWHKTSDTIFCSCETSGQYGPGHNSFTTSADGTVDLVVYHARPYREICGNPLNDPNRHARVQRIDWAEDGTPMFGSPVPDGPHHF; encoded by the coding sequence TTGGTATCTCAACGCGCCGACCCGTGGTGCTACAAACACACCGATGGATTCTACTACTTCACCGGTAGCGTCCCCGCATACGACCGCATTGAACTGCTCCAAGCGGAAACGCTGCAAGGTTTGTCTTTTGCTGAACCTCAAGTCGTCTGGCGCAGACACAAAAGCGGCCCGATGAGCTACCACATCTGGGCACCCGAAATTCATTTCATTGACGGCAAGTGGTACATCTATTTCGCCGCGGGTCGCGCCGAAGCCATCTGGGATATTCGAATGTACGTTCTGGAAAATTCCAGTGCCGACCCGACGCAGGGCGAGTGGATTGAACGGGGCGAAATTAAAACAAACTGGGATTCGTTTAGTCTCGATGCCACGACCTTCGAACATCGCGGCAAACGCTATCTGGTGTGGGCGCAGAAGGACCCCGCGATTGAAGGAAACACCAACCTTTACATCGCCGCAATGAAAAACCCGTGGACGATTAGAGGAACACAGGTCAGGCTCACCAAACCGGAACACTCGTGGGAAGTAGAAGGTTTTCTGGTGAACGAAGGCGCAGCCGTGTTGAAGAAGAACGGGCGCATCTTTCTCACCTACTCGTCGAGTGCCACCGACCATCGTTACTGCATGGGCATGCTGACAGTCGATGATGACAGCGACTTACTCGATGCGGCTTCGTGGCACAAAACTTCGGACACAATCTTTTGCAGTTGTGAGACGAGCGGACAATACGGCCCCGGGCATAATAGCTTCACCACCTCCGCCGATGGAACGGTCGATTTGGTGGTCTATCACGCGCGGCCATACCGCGAGATATGCGGCAATCCTCTAAACGACCCAAATCGTCATGCCCGCGTTCAGCGCATTGACTGGGCTGAAGATGGCACTCCAATGTTTGGTTCACCCGTTCCCGATGGGCCGCACCATTTTTAA
- a CDS encoding alpha-N-arabinofuranosidase encodes MANTLIINADQGTQRINKHIYGHFAEHLGRCIYEGFWVGEDSDIPNTRGIRNDVVEALKKLNIPNLRWPGGCFADEYHWMDGIGPRENRVSVVNTHWGNVVENNHFGTHEFFDLCEMLGAEPYICGNVGSGSVLEMQQWVEYCTHPGGSPMAELRKKNGREEPWKLPYFGVGNESWGCGGNMRPEFYADEYRRYQTFVRNYTEDRIYRIACGANSADYLWTEVLMRRAGGFMNGLSLHYYTVVGDWHKKGSATEFTDNEYFITIKKALHIEELVQRHGAIMERYDPQKKVGMIVDEWGTWFDVEEGTNPGFLYQQNTQRDALVAGLSLNIFNAYCDRIHMANIAQTVNVLQAMLLTDGAQMILTPTYHVFEMWKGHQDATLLPVHINSETYSNGKEEIPAINASASKAEDGTILLTLCHTDPTKSATLSVELRGAGLSKVAGRVLATDTLNAHNTFDNTEAVQPRDLLDREAKLEGNRLTVTLPPASVASLTIS; translated from the coding sequence ATGGCAAATACACTTATCATCAACGCCGATCAGGGCACGCAACGTATAAACAAGCATATCTACGGTCACTTCGCCGAGCATCTTGGCCGTTGCATTTATGAAGGCTTCTGGGTCGGCGAAGATTCCGACATTCCCAACACGCGCGGCATCCGCAACGATGTGGTGGAAGCTCTGAAGAAGCTCAACATTCCCAACCTGCGCTGGCCCGGCGGCTGCTTCGCCGACGAATACCATTGGATGGATGGCATCGGCCCGCGTGAAAATCGCGTTTCGGTCGTCAACACCCACTGGGGCAACGTGGTTGAAAACAACCACTTCGGCACGCACGAATTCTTCGACCTGTGCGAAATGCTCGGCGCCGAGCCATACATTTGTGGCAACGTCGGCAGCGGTTCTGTCTTGGAAATGCAGCAGTGGGTGGAGTACTGCACGCATCCCGGTGGCAGCCCGATGGCCGAATTGCGCAAGAAGAACGGGCGTGAAGAACCGTGGAAGTTGCCTTACTTTGGCGTCGGTAACGAAAGCTGGGGCTGCGGCGGCAACATGCGCCCCGAATTCTACGCTGATGAATACCGCCGTTACCAGACCTTCGTTCGCAACTACACCGAAGACCGAATCTACCGTATCGCGTGCGGTGCTAACTCCGCCGACTACCTGTGGACGGAAGTCTTGATGCGCCGCGCCGGTGGATTTATGAATGGCCTCAGCCTGCACTACTACACCGTCGTAGGCGACTGGCATAAGAAAGGTTCGGCGACAGAATTCACCGACAACGAATACTTCATTACCATCAAGAAAGCTTTACACATCGAGGAATTAGTGCAGCGTCATGGCGCCATCATGGAACGCTATGATCCACAGAAGAAAGTCGGCATGATCGTCGATGAATGGGGCACATGGTTCGATGTCGAAGAAGGCACAAACCCTGGCTTTTTGTATCAGCAGAATACGCAGCGCGACGCACTTGTCGCCGGTCTTTCGCTCAACATCTTTAATGCCTATTGCGACCGCATCCACATGGCGAACATCGCCCAGACTGTCAATGTTTTGCAAGCTATGCTACTTACCGATGGCGCGCAGATGATTCTTACGCCCACTTACCACGTCTTCGAGATGTGGAAAGGCCATCAGGATGCGACGCTGTTGCCTGTGCATATTAACTCCGAAACTTACAGCAACGGTAAGGAAGAGATTCCGGCGATTAACGCTTCGGCATCTAAGGCTGAAGACGGCACTATTCTTCTGACGCTTTGCCACACCGACCCGACGAAAAGCGCAACCTTGTCCGTTGAGCTTCGTGGCGCAGGACTGTCGAAAGTCGCGGGACGAGTTCTCGCAACCGACACCCTCAATGCACACAACACCTTTGACAACACGGAAGCTGTACAACCCCGTGACCTGTTGGACCGCGAAGCAAAACTGGAAGGCAATCGCCTGACAGTAACGCTACCACCCGCTTCAGTCGCATCGTTGACAATCTCGTAA
- a CDS encoding ribulokinase yields MSNEYVIGLDYGTNSVRALVVDVTNGAEIGTAVWNYAHGTQGVLLSRDPNLARQHPADYLTGAESTVLAALEQARTAVAGFDASQVIGIGVDTTGSTPIPVDRDGIPLAFDAKFENNPNALAWLWKDHTSVVEASEITQLAAKMRPQFLAKCGGTYSSEWFWSKLLHCLRVDPQVFDAAYSWVECADWIPAMLTGTQKPEALTVGVCAAGHKAMFHEEWGGYPDAEFLSALDPKLAELRGRLKDEAHSIDKPVGGLSEEWANKLGLKAGTPVAVGAFDAHLGGVGAGIAPGILVKTIGTSTCDLMVVPCDQDLADIPGLCGIVPGSILPGDYGLEAGQSAVGDIFNWFVNYLKAGSHEELTEAAGALKPGESGLLALDWNNGNRTILVDQRLTGLLLGQTLYTTPGEIYRALIEATAFGALTIINRFEEYGVPVEQVINCGGIAEKNGVVMQIYADVTGRPMKISRSAQTCALGAAIAGAVSAGRYAGYAEAQKAMTGIKDIEYTPNPEAHAVYQQLYKLYRDVHDAFGTEEWNGNLFHIMKTLLDLRDAARG; encoded by the coding sequence ATGAGCAACGAATATGTTATCGGACTGGACTACGGCACCAACTCGGTGCGCGCCCTGGTGGTTGATGTTACCAACGGCGCCGAAATTGGCACAGCCGTGTGGAACTACGCGCACGGCACGCAGGGTGTCCTCCTTTCGCGCGACCCGAACCTTGCGCGGCAGCACCCTGCCGATTACCTAACAGGTGCGGAATCGACCGTACTCGCGGCGTTGGAACAAGCGCGTACAGCAGTTGCCGGTTTCGACGCCTCGCAGGTCATCGGCATTGGTGTTGATACTACGGGCAGCACACCGATTCCGGTTGACCGCGACGGAATCCCGCTCGCGTTCGACGCGAAGTTTGAAAACAACCCGAACGCCCTCGCGTGGCTGTGGAAAGACCACACGAGCGTGGTCGAAGCTTCGGAGATAACCCAACTCGCGGCGAAGATGCGCCCTCAGTTTCTGGCGAAATGCGGTGGCACTTATTCCAGCGAGTGGTTCTGGAGCAAGCTGCTGCACTGTCTGCGCGTCGATCCTCAGGTTTTCGATGCGGCTTACAGCTGGGTCGAATGCGCCGACTGGATTCCCGCGATGCTCACCGGCACGCAGAAGCCAGAAGCATTGACCGTGGGCGTATGTGCCGCCGGCCATAAAGCGATGTTCCACGAAGAATGGGGCGGCTATCCCGATGCGGAATTTCTATCGGCACTCGACCCGAAACTCGCCGAACTGCGTGGACGTTTAAAGGATGAAGCGCATAGCATCGACAAGCCGGTTGGCGGGCTGTCGGAAGAATGGGCGAACAAGCTTGGTTTAAAAGCGGGAACACCTGTCGCCGTCGGCGCTTTCGACGCGCATTTGGGCGGCGTGGGCGCAGGCATCGCGCCGGGAATTCTGGTTAAAACAATTGGCACTTCCACCTGCGACCTGATGGTTGTTCCGTGCGATCAGGACCTCGCCGATATTCCCGGTTTGTGCGGAATCGTACCCGGCAGCATTCTTCCCGGCGACTACGGACTCGAAGCCGGACAAAGCGCGGTTGGTGATATTTTCAACTGGTTCGTGAACTACCTCAAAGCCGGTTCGCACGAAGAACTGACCGAAGCTGCGGGCGCGCTGAAGCCTGGCGAATCCGGGCTCCTCGCGCTGGATTGGAATAATGGCAATCGCACGATTCTGGTCGATCAACGGCTGACTGGCTTGCTGCTTGGCCAGACGCTTTACACCACGCCGGGCGAAATCTACCGCGCGCTGATTGAGGCAACCGCATTCGGCGCGCTCACCATTATCAACCGCTTTGAAGAATACGGCGTGCCCGTTGAGCAGGTTATCAACTGCGGCGGGATTGCCGAGAAGAATGGCGTCGTGATGCAGATTTACGCCGATGTCACTGGACGCCCGATGAAAATTTCGCGCTCGGCGCAAACCTGCGCGCTTGGTGCGGCCATCGCGGGCGCGGTTTCGGCGGGACGTTATGCGGGTTATGCCGAAGCACAGAAAGCGATGACGGGAATTAAGGACATCGAGTACACGCCTAATCCCGAAGCGCACGCGGTTTATCAGCAGCTTTACAAGCTCTACCGCGATGTCCACGACGCGTTCGGCACGGAAGAATGGAACGGCAATCTGTTCCACATCATGAAAACCTTACTGGATTTGCGCGACGCAGCGCGTGGCTAA
- a CDS encoding L-ribulose-5-phosphate 4-epimerase translates to MLEELKQRVLDANLKLVNEGLVIQTWGNVSGVDRAAGRVVIKPSGVPYDDMKSEHMVVVDLQTGATVEGELRPSSDTPTHLALYRAFEGIGGVVHTHSLYATAWSQALRDLPALGTTHADYFYGPVPCTRLMKAEEIKDEYELNTGHVIVERFDGLEPLHFPGVLVASHAPFAWGASVEKAVENAVVLEYMARLASETLKIEAAVSAMQPELLDKHFLRKHGATAYYGQK, encoded by the coding sequence ATGCTCGAAGAACTGAAACAGCGCGTGTTAGATGCAAACCTAAAGTTAGTTAACGAAGGACTGGTCATTCAGACCTGGGGCAACGTAAGCGGCGTTGATCGCGCGGCCGGCAGGGTGGTCATCAAGCCGTCCGGCGTCCCTTACGATGACATGAAATCCGAGCACATGGTCGTGGTTGATTTACAAACCGGCGCGACTGTTGAAGGCGAATTGCGGCCCAGTTCGGATACGCCAACTCACCTCGCGCTCTACCGCGCGTTTGAAGGAATCGGCGGCGTGGTGCATACACACAGCCTTTACGCAACGGCCTGGTCGCAGGCGTTGCGCGACTTGCCCGCGCTGGGCACAACGCACGCCGATTACTTCTACGGCCCCGTCCCTTGCACGCGCTTGATGAAAGCCGAAGAAATCAAGGACGAGTACGAACTGAATACAGGCCATGTTATCGTCGAGCGCTTCGACGGCCTCGAACCGCTGCACTTCCCCGGCGTGCTTGTCGCCAGTCACGCGCCGTTCGCATGGGGCGCAAGTGTCGAGAAGGCCGTTGAGAATGCTGTCGTGCTTGAATACATGGCGCGACTCGCCAGCGAGACGCTAAAAATTGAAGCTGCCGTCTCGGCGATGCAGCCGGAACTGCTGGACAAGCACTTCCTGCGCAAGCATGGCGCGACCGCGTATTACGGCCAGAAGTAA
- a CDS encoding endonuclease MutS2 — MNSRAIRLLELDAVRARLEEIAATMPGRALVRALQPSRDIEEVRARLRQTSEARRLEDEFGTPPFGGISDVSPELQRARTGAQLDAGSLLAIANGAAGARRLKEFLSRANREVFPILSGDAAWIAPRTDIERAVADAIDDNGEIKDDASLELLRARRAARQMQGQIQARLRQMLADPNVQPHLQDAFVTVRDGRYCLPVRADSRARVPGIVHDRSTKGAFFVEPQAVVEHNNRLRELAEEEKEAIRVILSELSARVAGAADDLKASLDASVRLDFAFAKARLSSLMDAREIPVHAAEKTPSYALIQACHPLVHNCVPNDIFLGDSTVNNPKTDNEDTEPKPGFDVMLITGPNTGGKTVVMKTLGLLTLMTACGLHIPVAHNSYIALPGDIFADIGDEQSIEQSLSTFSAHIKNIVAILKQARAGDLVLLDEAGAGTDPDEGAALAKAILRTLQRRGCLVVATTHYGELKQFALSARRFRNASVEFDIATLRPTYRLRIGVPGASNALDIAARLGMPPDLIARGRKYLGRERAAADEATKNLEETQRELTQRAEAAAREQSESENLRRQYEARIQKLQDEMQREIARARRDATTLVAQTQREADEILRSLRRAAREGGKGESRETEAARQRLRALGDKTGANRSATRAVEEVEAEVEAKESARRMPEIERTSPLPKVGGAVRVKNLDKEGILLSEPDARGRCEVRIGAMKLRVPTSNLEAAKSQGGPGGIAAIKVRKSVTIPEEINLIGQSIGDALPTLEKYLDDAILADVKSVRVVHGKGTGALRGAIHRALKGHRGVESFAIASPNEGGEGATIIELG, encoded by the coding sequence GTGAATTCTCGTGCTATTCGTTTATTAGAACTTGACGCCGTGCGTGCGCGGCTGGAAGAAATTGCCGCGACCATGCCGGGCCGCGCGCTTGTGCGTGCCTTGCAACCTTCGCGTGATATTGAAGAAGTGCGCGCGCGCTTGCGCCAAACCTCCGAGGCGCGTCGACTCGAAGATGAGTTTGGAACTCCGCCTTTTGGCGGCATTTCCGATGTATCGCCGGAACTTCAGCGCGCGCGCACCGGAGCGCAACTCGATGCCGGTTCGCTTCTCGCGATTGCCAACGGCGCGGCAGGCGCCCGACGCCTGAAAGAGTTTTTGTCACGCGCCAACCGCGAAGTGTTTCCCATTCTTTCGGGCGATGCTGCGTGGATTGCGCCACGCACCGACATTGAGCGCGCCGTTGCTGACGCCATCGACGATAACGGCGAAATCAAAGACGACGCCAGCCTCGAACTCCTGCGCGCGCGCCGCGCCGCACGTCAGATGCAAGGCCAGATTCAAGCGCGCCTCCGTCAAATGCTTGCCGACCCCAATGTCCAGCCACATTTGCAAGACGCGTTTGTCACCGTGCGCGACGGGCGCTATTGTCTGCCCGTCCGCGCCGATAGCCGCGCGCGTGTTCCCGGCATCGTTCACGACCGCAGCACCAAAGGCGCGTTCTTCGTCGAGCCGCAAGCTGTGGTCGAGCACAATAACCGTTTACGCGAGTTGGCCGAAGAAGAAAAAGAAGCGATTCGTGTTATTCTTTCCGAGCTTTCGGCACGCGTCGCCGGTGCCGCCGACGATTTAAAGGCGTCGCTCGACGCTTCAGTTCGTCTCGATTTCGCATTTGCCAAAGCGCGGCTTTCTTCGCTCATGGATGCGCGTGAAATTCCGGTTCACGCAGCCGAAAAAACACCAAGTTACGCGCTAATTCAAGCCTGTCACCCTTTGGTTCACAACTGTGTACCTAACGATATCTTCTTGGGCGATAGTACGGTCAATAACCCGAAAACCGACAACGAAGACACCGAGCCAAAGCCCGGCTTCGATGTGATGCTGATTACGGGCCCCAACACCGGCGGAAAAACCGTCGTGATGAAAACTCTGGGGCTTCTCACACTGATGACGGCGTGCGGACTTCATATTCCCGTCGCGCACAACAGCTACATCGCGTTGCCCGGCGATATTTTCGCGGACATCGGCGACGAACAAAGCATCGAGCAAAGTTTGTCCACCTTTTCGGCGCACATCAAAAACATCGTGGCGATTTTGAAGCAGGCGCGCGCGGGCGATTTAGTCCTGCTCGACGAAGCGGGCGCAGGCACCGACCCCGACGAAGGCGCGGCTCTCGCCAAAGCCATTTTACGCACTTTGCAACGGCGCGGTTGCCTTGTTGTCGCGACAACGCACTACGGCGAATTGAAGCAATTTGCACTTTCGGCGCGGCGCTTTCGCAACGCTTCGGTCGAGTTCGATATTGCGACACTGCGGCCCACTTACCGTTTACGCATTGGTGTTCCAGGCGCAAGCAATGCGCTCGACATTGCCGCCCGACTGGGAATGCCGCCCGATCTCATTGCGCGCGGGCGTAAATATCTGGGCCGCGAACGCGCTGCCGCCGACGAAGCCACAAAAAACCTCGAAGAAACGCAGCGCGAATTGACACAGCGCGCCGAAGCCGCCGCACGCGAGCAAAGCGAAAGCGAAAATTTGCGTCGTCAATACGAAGCGCGCATTCAGAAGCTGCAAGACGAAATGCAACGCGAAATTGCGCGCGCGCGCCGCGACGCAACAACGCTTGTCGCGCAAACGCAACGCGAAGCCGACGAAATTTTGCGTTCTCTGCGGCGTGCAGCGCGCGAAGGCGGCAAAGGCGAAAGCCGCGAAACCGAAGCCGCACGCCAGCGTTTGCGTGCTCTTGGCGATAAAACCGGCGCGAACCGCAGCGCAACACGCGCCGTTGAAGAAGTTGAGGCCGAAGTTGAAGCCAAAGAAAGTGCGCGGCGGATGCCGGAAATCGAGCGTACTTCCCCATTGCCAAAGGTTGGCGGCGCGGTGCGCGTGAAGAATCTGGATAAGGAAGGAATTCTGCTTTCGGAACCCGATGCTCGCGGGCGCTGCGAAGTTCGTATTGGAGCGATGAAGTTGCGGGTGCCGACGAGCAACCTGGAAGCGGCAAAATCGCAGGGTGGGCCGGGCGGCATCGCGGCGATTAAGGTGCGCAAATCGGTGACGATTCCCGAAGAAATCAATCTCATCGGGCAAAGCATCGGCGACGCACTACCGACGCTGGAAAAGTATCTCGACGATGCGATTCTGGCCGATGTCAAAAGCGTGCGCGTGGTTCATGGCAAAGGCACCGGCGCGCTGCGCGGCGCGATTCACCGCGCGTTGAAAGGTCATCGCGGCGTCGAAAGTTTTGCGATTGCGTCTCCTAACGAAGGCGGCGAAGGCGCGACAATCATTGAGCTCGGCTAA
- a CDS encoding arabinan endo-1,5-alpha-L-arabinosidase, with amino-acid sequence MTNVHHPLKTSGRILEFSGEVPRVHDPVLAKEGNTYYLFSTGPGITVHTSRDMQSWERQDSVFTQPVPWAAETISGSRFHYWAPDIFFLNNRWHLYYSVSTFGRNHSAIGLATSPALSECHWRDEGVAIISSPEDDWNAIDSNLALDETNQLWMAIGSFWSGIKLLRLDSSTGKPAKDAALISIASRPLSEGIHGSIEGASIIRRGKFYYLFVSFDFCCRGILSTYNIRIGRSSSITGPYLDRDGRAMNDGGGSLLLSGSGRWIGPGHNSIYSEDGTDWLIYHAYDAEDSGLSKLRIEELLWDGGAWPYASSMPPILSQ; translated from the coding sequence ATGACAAACGTGCATCACCCACTAAAGACATCAGGACGGATTCTCGAATTCAGCGGCGAAGTTCCGCGCGTCCATGATCCGGTGCTAGCGAAGGAAGGTAACACTTACTACCTGTTTTCAACAGGTCCCGGAATCACTGTCCATACATCGCGCGACATGCAGAGTTGGGAGCGACAGGATTCAGTGTTTACTCAACCTGTACCGTGGGCTGCAGAAACCATTTCGGGTTCGCGTTTCCATTATTGGGCGCCTGACATCTTTTTTCTTAACAATCGCTGGCACCTTTACTACTCGGTCTCGACATTTGGCCGCAACCACTCGGCGATTGGTCTGGCAACAAGCCCGGCCCTCTCCGAATGCCATTGGCGGGATGAAGGCGTTGCTATTATCTCCTCACCCGAAGACGACTGGAACGCCATAGATTCTAACCTCGCGCTGGATGAAACGAACCAACTGTGGATGGCAATCGGAAGTTTTTGGAGCGGCATCAAATTACTTCGACTAGATAGCTCAACGGGCAAGCCAGCGAAGGACGCTGCCCTTATTTCCATCGCCAGTCGCCCTCTTTCGGAAGGCATCCATGGTTCGATCGAAGGCGCGTCTATCATCCGGCGCGGAAAGTTTTACTACCTCTTCGTTTCCTTCGACTTCTGCTGTCGTGGAATCCTGAGCACATACAACATCCGCATCGGTCGCTCTTCCTCCATCACTGGCCCCTATCTCGACCGTGATGGCCGCGCCATGAACGATGGTGGCGGAAGCCTTCTTCTCTCCGGCTCCGGGCGCTGGATTGGGCCGGGGCATAATTCTATCTACAGCGAAGACGGTACAGACTGGCTGATTTACCACGCCTACGATGCTGAAGACAGCGGTCTTTCTAAACTCCGCATCGAAGAGCTATTATGGGACGGTGGCGCATGGCCGTACGCGTCTAGCATGCCCCCAATTCTTAGTCAATAA